A window of Corallococcus macrosporus DSM 14697 contains these coding sequences:
- a CDS encoding lactate racemase domain-containing protein: MRPFKTLQKLYDEESQVVITEKGSPPRVLFHGENFLQEDLPVGTRVIFPRPPLAGVPNVKAAIRYAINHPEGMEPLHALLKPGMRLTCVIDDISVPLPPMVTPDVRQTILEIVLELAADSGVDDVHLVIANALHRRMTEGEMKRMVGEKIFDAYYPDRYYNHDAEDPDGMVALERTSHGEEVSVNRRVAESDLIVYVNVNFVPMNGGHKSMGTGVSNYASLRHHHNPKTIRASDSYMEPKTSALYKSNERIGRNIDKHLKVFHIETALNNRMFGGPTDFLAKKEEDYTEGDRLKFQAMRFALSKLPRAAARKVLNSVPAPYDVTGVYAGATEPTHAKTLETSYKQYVVPVEGQSDIVIFPIPFISPYSVNSILNPLLVQVMGLGYFYNLNRGVPLVKKGGVLILLHPAYDEFDPEHHPSYIEFFHRLLPETRDSMKLEHKYEREFAENPSYVHLYRKGNAYHGVHPFYMWYWGENGRQHVGKVIVAGAENNHVPALMGWERTDTLTEAIEEARGFMGRSATISLLRIAPTVMVDVK, translated from the coding sequence ATGCGCCCGTTCAAGACGCTCCAGAAGCTGTACGACGAGGAAAGCCAGGTCGTCATCACCGAGAAGGGCAGCCCGCCTCGCGTGCTGTTCCACGGTGAGAACTTTCTCCAGGAGGACCTGCCGGTCGGCACGCGCGTCATCTTCCCGCGCCCGCCCCTGGCCGGCGTGCCCAACGTCAAGGCCGCCATCCGCTACGCCATCAACCACCCGGAGGGCATGGAGCCGCTGCACGCCCTGCTCAAGCCGGGCATGCGCCTGACGTGCGTCATTGACGACATCAGCGTGCCGCTGCCGCCCATGGTGACGCCGGACGTGCGGCAGACCATCCTGGAGATCGTCCTGGAGCTGGCCGCCGACAGCGGCGTGGACGACGTCCACCTGGTCATCGCCAACGCCCTGCACCGCAGGATGACGGAGGGCGAGATGAAGCGCATGGTGGGCGAGAAGATCTTCGACGCCTACTACCCGGACCGCTACTACAACCACGACGCCGAGGACCCGGACGGGATGGTCGCGCTGGAGCGCACCTCCCACGGCGAAGAGGTGTCGGTGAACCGCCGCGTGGCGGAGAGCGACCTCATCGTCTACGTGAATGTGAACTTCGTGCCCATGAACGGCGGGCACAAGTCCATGGGCACCGGCGTGTCCAACTACGCGTCGCTGCGCCACCACCACAACCCCAAGACGATTCGCGCCTCCGACAGCTACATGGAGCCGAAGACGAGCGCGCTCTACAAGAGCAACGAGCGCATCGGGCGCAACATCGACAAGCACCTGAAGGTCTTCCACATCGAGACGGCGCTGAACAACCGCATGTTCGGCGGCCCCACCGACTTCCTGGCGAAGAAGGAGGAGGACTACACGGAGGGCGACCGGCTGAAGTTCCAGGCCATGCGCTTCGCGCTGTCCAAGCTGCCGCGCGCCGCGGCGCGCAAGGTGCTCAACTCCGTCCCCGCGCCCTACGACGTCACGGGCGTCTACGCCGGCGCGACGGAGCCCACGCACGCGAAGACGCTGGAGACCAGCTACAAGCAATACGTGGTGCCGGTGGAGGGGCAGAGCGACATCGTCATCTTCCCCATCCCGTTCATCTCGCCGTACAGCGTCAACTCCATCCTCAACCCGCTGCTGGTGCAGGTGATGGGGCTTGGGTACTTCTACAACCTGAACCGCGGCGTGCCGCTGGTGAAGAAGGGGGGCGTGCTCATCCTCCTGCACCCGGCCTACGACGAGTTCGACCCGGAGCACCACCCCAGCTACATCGAGTTCTTCCACCGGCTGCTGCCGGAGACGCGGGACTCCATGAAGCTGGAGCACAAGTACGAGCGCGAGTTCGCGGAGAACCCCAGCTACGTGCACCTGTACCGCAAGGGCAACGCCTACCACGGCGTGCACCCCTTCTACATGTGGTACTGGGGCGAGAACGGCCGCCAGCACGTGGGCAAGGTCATCGTCGCGGGCGCGGAGAACAACCACGTCCCCGCCCTGATGGGGTGGGAGCGCACCGACACGCTCACCGAGGCCATTGAAGAGGCGCGCGGGTTCATGGGCCGCTCGGCCACCATCAGCCTGCTGCGCATCGCGCCCACGGTGATGGTGGACGTGAAGTGA
- a CDS encoding HAD family hydrolase translates to MSAKAAFFDVDGTLVKTNVVHVYAYYAMNRGSVLGIAGRTLSTALSVPLFGVMDALDRKTFNEFFYRYYAGLSEDRLVTIAEDMFEDVLQPALFEQTQDLIDQARRSGCKIVLVTGALDFTMRPLARHLGADDMIANKMQFVGGKATGKVIPPIIEGANKANAIRAYCTKEGLSLDKCHGYSDSASDYAMLAVVGRPTAVNPDLRLRSIARAYNWPILDLK, encoded by the coding sequence ATGTCCGCGAAAGCTGCCTTCTTCGATGTCGACGGGACGCTCGTGAAGACGAACGTCGTCCACGTCTACGCGTACTACGCGATGAACCGCGGCTCCGTCCTGGGTATCGCCGGGCGGACCCTGAGCACCGCCCTCAGCGTGCCGCTCTTCGGTGTCATGGACGCGTTGGACCGCAAGACGTTCAACGAGTTCTTCTACCGCTACTACGCGGGCCTCAGCGAGGACCGGCTGGTCACCATCGCCGAGGACATGTTCGAGGACGTGCTGCAGCCCGCCCTCTTCGAACAGACGCAGGACCTCATCGACCAGGCGCGCCGCAGCGGCTGCAAGATCGTCCTCGTCACCGGCGCGCTGGACTTCACCATGCGCCCGCTGGCCCGCCACCTGGGCGCCGACGACATGATCGCCAACAAGATGCAGTTCGTGGGCGGCAAGGCGACGGGCAAGGTGATTCCGCCCATCATCGAAGGCGCGAACAAGGCCAACGCCATCCGCGCCTACTGCACCAAGGAGGGCCTGTCCCTGGACAAGTGCCACGGCTACTCCGACAGCGCCTCTGACTACGCGATGCTCGCGGTGGTGGGCCGCCCCACCGCGGTGAACCCGGACCTGAGGCTGCGCTCCATCGCGCGCGCCTACAACTGGCCCATCCTCGACCTCAAGTAG
- a CDS encoding NAD-dependent epimerase/dehydratase family protein codes for MRALITGAGGFLGTWLAKALAARGDSVTCLLRPGGDASGLAGVSHSRVDGDVTVPSTLAAAVAGQDVVFHLAGARRGATRDDFMRVNAEGTRHLCEAMVAAGHRPRLVLTGSLAACGPSTPTRPHVEEDAFQPHEWYGESKAEAERIAFSYGDRLPVTVSRPPRILGPGDRENLTFFKMARRGIRLELSGGPRPLTLIDVEDVVDVLLLQATHPAAVGEAFFCAGPGAPLSLEQVQDLGARALGISPRTVRVHPAVLRALATAADGVSQLTGRKLALSRKLAKQLLAPAWTCSGAKAERLLGFHPRRDLADSIRRSVTWYQEQGWL; via the coding sequence ATGAGAGCCCTCATCACCGGCGCCGGCGGCTTCCTGGGAACGTGGCTGGCCAAGGCCCTGGCCGCGCGCGGAGACAGCGTCACATGCCTGTTGCGCCCGGGAGGAGACGCCTCGGGGCTGGCGGGGGTGAGCCATTCGCGGGTGGACGGCGACGTGACGGTGCCCTCCACGCTGGCGGCCGCGGTGGCCGGACAGGACGTCGTCTTCCACCTCGCGGGGGCTCGCCGCGGCGCGACACGGGACGACTTCATGCGCGTCAACGCGGAGGGCACCCGCCACCTGTGTGAGGCCATGGTGGCCGCGGGGCACCGCCCCCGGCTGGTGCTCACCGGGTCGCTGGCCGCCTGCGGTCCGTCCACGCCCACCCGGCCGCATGTGGAGGAAGACGCCTTCCAGCCCCACGAATGGTATGGAGAGAGCAAGGCGGAGGCGGAGCGCATCGCCTTCTCCTATGGAGACCGGCTGCCCGTCACGGTGTCGCGGCCGCCCCGCATCCTGGGGCCCGGAGACCGGGAGAACCTCACCTTCTTCAAGATGGCCCGGCGCGGCATCCGGCTGGAGTTGTCCGGCGGGCCTCGTCCGCTGACCCTGATTGACGTGGAGGACGTGGTGGACGTCCTGCTGCTCCAGGCCACCCACCCCGCGGCCGTGGGCGAGGCCTTCTTCTGCGCGGGCCCCGGCGCCCCGCTGTCACTGGAGCAGGTGCAGGACCTGGGCGCGCGGGCCCTGGGAATCTCTCCCCGCACGGTGCGCGTGCACCCCGCGGTGCTGCGGGCCCTGGCCACGGCGGCGGACGGGGTGTCCCAGTTGACGGGCCGCAAGCTGGCGCTGAGCCGGAAGCTGGCGAAGCAGCTCCTCGCGCCCGCCTGGACGTGCTCCGGGGCCAAGGCCGAGCGGCTGCTGGGTTTTCACCCCCGGCGCGACCTGGCGGACTCCATCCGTCGCAGCGTGACGTGGTACCAGGAGCAAGGCTGGCTGTAG
- a CDS encoding SWIB/MDM2 domain-containing protein: MAAKKAAAKKAPAAKKAPAAKKRTPNASFMKEMTPSAALAEIVGAKPLPRTEVVKKLWAYIKKQGLQDAKNKRQINADDKLKPIFGGKKSVTMFEMTALVNKQLS; encoded by the coding sequence ATGGCCGCCAAGAAAGCTGCTGCGAAGAAGGCTCCCGCCGCGAAGAAGGCTCCCGCTGCGAAGAAGCGCACGCCGAACGCGTCGTTCATGAAGGAGATGACGCCGTCTGCCGCGCTCGCTGAGATCGTCGGCGCGAAGCCGCTGCCGCGCACCGAGGTTGTCAAGAAGCTCTGGGCCTACATCAAGAAGCAGGGCCTGCAGGACGCGAAGAACAAGCGGCAGATCAACGCCGATGACAAGCTCAAGCCCATCTTTGGTGGCAAGAAGAGCGTCACCATGTTCGAGATGACGGCGCTGGTGAACAAGCAGCTGAGCTGA
- the treY gene encoding malto-oligosyltrehalose synthase — MLLDALEEEGSASNGAGGATMTAEALAEGLYSRVQAELAARPHTPLSTYRVQFHKGFTFEDARQVVPYLARLGASDLYASPYLKATPGSTHGYDCVDHQQLNPEVGTPESHAALCAALREQGMGQVLDVVPNHMGIERDNRLWFDVLENGPSSVYAKFFDVDWSPVKEELRDRVLLPILGDQYGIVLERGELKLSFQEGAFFLHYYDHLLPVAPRQYARILRHGLERLESRLGGEHPGMVELLSILTAIDHLPARTEVERPKVVERHREKEVIKRRLASVTAEFPEVLAYIEDNVRVFNGEPGNPRSYDLLDSVLSACSYRLAHWRVAGEEINYRRFFDINGLAALREEDPDVFQEAHALIFRWLREGLVTGLRIDHPDGLFDPTAYFLDLQEAYFVERAHALFLQAHAEDDTRWPAVERALRERWRAEVTQQPDSPLRKALYVVVEKIQGGRERMPESWAVHGTTGYRFANAVSGLFVQPDAEKPLTELYERFVGGQADFAELVYQKKLLIMRVSMASEINVLAHELNRISEMNRRTRDFTLNSLRRALVEFIALFPVYRTYVDGWRPELDGRDVQYIEWTLQRAKERNATTNASIFDFLRDILLRRYPEHVDARERDVMLRFAMKLQQVTGPVMAKGLEDTVFYIYNRLVSLNEVGGEPERFGVHANTFHLRNQERAEQWPASQLTSSTHDTKRSEDVRARINVLTELPEAWRKRVRKWARQTEKAVSQLPTGPAPTANDIYLFFQTVVGAWPMGESHSAEELADFQRRVREYMGKAIKEAKVRTSWTNPDSAYDDAVARFVDACFDPKVTGHFLEDARDFKRSIERAGQHNALGQLLLKMASPGVVDTYQGCELWDLSLVDPDNRRPVDFAQRARLLEALDAEATQDRGALSRRLAADLDDGQVKLYVLAESLRLRQRQAALFREGGYRALELTGPRAKAAVAFAREHGDAVVVACAPRYTLSALASPEGLAGAYGSTFLDLPEAYAGMMFREVFTGRQVRPERGPGGAVLPLGPLLAEFPVILLERSTG, encoded by the coding sequence ATGTTGCTCGACGCCTTGGAAGAAGAGGGGTCCGCCTCGAATGGGGCGGGTGGCGCCACGATGACGGCGGAGGCCCTGGCCGAGGGCCTCTACTCGCGCGTCCAGGCGGAGCTGGCGGCCCGCCCGCACACGCCTCTGTCCACCTACAGGGTCCAGTTCCACAAGGGCTTCACCTTCGAGGACGCGCGGCAGGTGGTGCCGTACCTGGCCCGCCTCGGGGCGAGTGACCTCTATGCCTCGCCCTACCTGAAGGCCACCCCCGGCAGCACCCACGGCTACGATTGCGTGGACCACCAACAATTGAACCCCGAGGTCGGGACGCCCGAGTCCCACGCGGCGCTCTGCGCGGCGCTGCGCGAGCAGGGCATGGGGCAGGTGCTGGACGTGGTGCCCAACCACATGGGCATCGAGCGGGACAACCGCCTGTGGTTCGACGTGCTGGAGAACGGCCCGTCCTCCGTCTACGCGAAGTTCTTCGACGTCGACTGGTCGCCGGTGAAGGAGGAGCTGCGAGACAGGGTGCTGCTGCCCATCCTGGGAGACCAGTACGGCATCGTCCTGGAGCGGGGGGAGCTCAAGCTGTCCTTCCAGGAGGGCGCCTTCTTCCTCCACTACTACGACCACCTGCTGCCGGTGGCGCCGCGCCAGTACGCCCGCATCCTGCGCCATGGGCTGGAGCGGCTGGAGTCGCGGCTGGGCGGGGAGCACCCCGGCATGGTGGAGCTCCTGTCCATCCTGACCGCCATCGACCACCTGCCGGCGCGCACGGAGGTGGAGCGGCCCAAGGTGGTGGAGCGCCACCGGGAGAAGGAGGTCATCAAGCGCCGGCTGGCCTCGGTGACGGCGGAGTTCCCGGAGGTGCTGGCCTACATCGAGGACAACGTCCGCGTCTTCAACGGCGAGCCGGGCAACCCGCGCTCGTATGACCTGCTGGACTCGGTGCTGTCGGCGTGCAGCTACCGGCTGGCGCACTGGCGGGTGGCGGGCGAGGAGATCAACTACCGGCGCTTCTTCGACATCAACGGCCTGGCCGCGCTGCGCGAGGAGGACCCGGACGTCTTCCAGGAGGCGCACGCGCTCATCTTCCGCTGGCTGCGCGAGGGGCTCGTCACCGGGCTGCGCATCGACCATCCGGACGGCCTCTTCGACCCCACCGCCTACTTCCTGGACCTGCAGGAGGCGTACTTCGTGGAGCGGGCCCACGCCCTGTTCCTCCAGGCGCACGCGGAGGATGACACGCGCTGGCCCGCGGTGGAGCGCGCGCTGCGCGAGCGGTGGCGCGCGGAGGTGACGCAGCAGCCGGACAGCCCGCTGCGCAAGGCGCTGTACGTGGTGGTGGAGAAGATTCAGGGCGGCCGCGAGCGCATGCCGGAGTCCTGGGCCGTGCACGGCACCACGGGCTACCGCTTCGCCAACGCGGTGAGCGGCCTCTTCGTGCAGCCGGACGCGGAGAAGCCGCTGACGGAGCTGTACGAGCGCTTCGTGGGAGGGCAGGCGGACTTCGCCGAGCTCGTCTACCAGAAGAAGCTGCTCATCATGCGCGTGTCCATGGCCAGCGAAATCAACGTGCTGGCGCACGAGCTCAACCGCATCTCGGAGATGAACCGGCGCACGCGCGACTTCACGCTCAACTCGCTGCGGCGGGCGCTGGTGGAGTTCATCGCCCTGTTCCCCGTCTACCGCACCTACGTGGACGGCTGGCGCCCGGAGCTGGATGGGCGTGACGTGCAGTACATCGAATGGACCCTCCAGCGCGCCAAGGAGCGCAACGCCACCACCAACGCGTCCATCTTCGACTTCCTGCGCGACATCCTCCTGCGCCGCTACCCGGAGCACGTGGACGCGCGCGAGCGGGACGTGATGCTGCGCTTCGCCATGAAGCTGCAGCAGGTGACGGGGCCCGTGATGGCCAAGGGCCTGGAGGACACCGTCTTCTACATCTACAACCGGCTGGTCAGCCTCAACGAGGTGGGCGGCGAGCCGGAGCGCTTCGGCGTCCACGCCAACACCTTCCACCTGCGCAACCAGGAGCGCGCGGAGCAGTGGCCGGCCAGCCAGCTCACTTCCAGCACCCACGACACCAAGCGCAGCGAGGACGTGCGCGCGCGCATCAACGTGCTGACCGAGTTGCCCGAGGCGTGGCGCAAGCGCGTGAGGAAGTGGGCCCGCCAGACGGAGAAGGCGGTGTCCCAGCTCCCCACCGGCCCGGCGCCCACGGCCAACGACATATACCTCTTCTTCCAGACGGTGGTGGGCGCGTGGCCCATGGGCGAGTCCCACTCCGCGGAGGAGCTGGCGGACTTCCAGCGCCGGGTGCGTGAGTACATGGGCAAGGCCATCAAGGAGGCCAAGGTCCGCACGTCGTGGACCAACCCCGACAGCGCCTACGACGACGCCGTGGCGCGCTTCGTGGACGCCTGCTTCGACCCGAAGGTGACGGGCCACTTCCTGGAGGACGCGCGGGACTTCAAGCGCTCCATCGAGCGGGCGGGCCAGCACAACGCCCTGGGGCAGCTCCTGCTGAAGATGGCGTCGCCCGGCGTGGTGGACACCTACCAGGGCTGCGAGCTGTGGGACTTGTCGCTGGTGGACCCGGACAACCGGCGGCCGGTGGACTTCGCCCAGCGCGCGCGGCTCCTGGAGGCGCTGGACGCCGAGGCGACGCAGGACCGGGGCGCGTTGAGCCGGCGGTTGGCGGCGGACCTGGACGACGGCCAGGTGAAGCTCTACGTGCTGGCGGAGTCCCTGCGGCTGCGCCAGCGGCAGGCGGCGCTGTTCCGGGAGGGGGGCTACCGGGCGCTCGAGCTGACGGGGCCCCGGGCGAAGGCGGCGGTGGCCTTCGCGCGCGAGCACGGGGACGCCGTGGTGGTGGCCTGCGCGCCGCGCTAC